The DNA region TCGATTCGGGGCGACGTGCCGGATTTTGCCTGATGGGCGCCTGCCAGGATTGCTGGGTCTGGACCCGTAGCGGCGAGCGCCTGCGCGCCTGCTCCAACGAAGTCCGCGACGGGCTCGATATCGTCACCACCCAGCCGGAGGCGAAATGGCCACTTCTTCACGGTTAGACGTTCAGAACCCGGCCAGCCCCCGCGTCGTGATCATTGGTGCCGGTCCGGCGGGCACCCGGTGTGCAGAAACCCTGCTGGCCGCAGGCATCAAGCCGATCCTGATCGATGAAAACCGGCGCGACGGCGGGCAGATCTATCGCCGTCAGCCGGAAGGCTTCAAGCGTGATTATTCGGCGCTGTATGGCACCGAAGCGGCCAAGGCGCGTGACCTGCACGAAAGCTTCGACCGCTTGCGCAAACAGATCGACTATCGCCCCGACACCCTGGCCTGGAACCTGACACAGGGTGAGCTGTGCTGCGCCAGCCAGGGCGCTCACACGGTGGTCGAATATGACGCATTGATACTGTGTGCCGGTGCCACCGACCGGCTGATGCCGATCAAGGGCTGGCAACTGGCAGGCACTTACAGCCTCGGCGGCTCGCAGATTGCGCTCAAGTCGCAGTCGGTCTCCATCGGCAGTCGCGTGGTATTCATGGGCAGCGGCCCGCTGCTTTATCTGGTCGCCAGCCAATACGTCAAAGCCGGTGCCGATGTGGCTGCGGTGCTCGACACTTCACCGTTCAGCAAACGCATTGGCGCGATGCCCAAATTGCTTGCGCGTCCCGGCCTGCTGTTCAACGGCATGAAACTGCTGGCTCAACTGTACAGCGCCAAAGTGCCGGTGCATCTGGGCGTGCAGCCTGAAGAAATCATTGGCAGCGAGCAGGACGGCGTGACCGGCGTGCGTGTGAAGCTTGCCAACGGCAACTCGCTGACCGTCGATTGCGACGCGCTGGCACTGGGTTATCACCTGCGTCCCGAAACCCAACTGGCTGACCTGGCCGGATGCGGCCTGCGCTTCGATGACGCCTCCGGGCAATGGGTGCTGGCGGTTGACGAAGAAGGCCGCACCTCGGTCAACGGCGTTTACGCTGCTGGCGATGGTGCGAAGATTCGTGGCGCTGACGCCGCCGAGCAGGCCGGTCGGCTGGCGGCGATGGCGTTGCTGGACGATCTTGGCCGGCCTGTGGATAACTCCCGTCGCGAAGACGTGCGCAAGAATCTGATCCTTATGGATCGCTTTCGCGTCGGCCTGGCCGAAGCGTTTCCCTGGCCTGCCGCTCAAGCGGCGGCGCTGCCTGATGAGGCGATTGTCTGCCGCTGTGAAATGATCAGCGCGGGCGAGCTACGCGGTGTGGTGCGAGAAAAGGGCGCCTGTGAAGTCAACCGCGCCAAGGCGTTCAGCCGCGTCGGCATGGGCCGTTGTCAGGGGCGTTACTGCTCGCAGGCCGGTGCCGAAGTGATCGCCGCCGAAGCCGGCGTGCCGGTCGAACAGGTCGGTCGCCAGCGTGGTCAGGCTCCGGTCAAACCGCTGTCGATGCTGGTGGACGAGGTGGTGTCATGAGGCAGCCGAAAGTCGATGTGCTGATTGTCGGTGGTGGTTTCATGGGCTCGGCGTCGGCGTTCTTTCTGCGCCAGCGCGGCCAGTCGGTGACGTTGCTGGAGCGCGACGTGATCGGCCAGTACGCCAGCGGTGTGAACTTCGGCAATGTGCGGCGTCAGGGCCGTCATCTGGGCCAGTTGGAGCTGGCCAATCGCTCAAGGGAGTTGTGGCAGAGGCTGCCGCAACTGATCGGTGAAGACCTGGAGTTCCTGCCCAGCGGCCACATGCGCGTTTGCTACCGCGAGGATGAAATTCCTGAGCTGGAGGCTTACGCAGCGGCCCCGGAAGCGCAGGCGCTGGACCTGAAAATCTATCGCGGCAAGGAACTGCACGAGCGCTTCCCGTTTCTTGGGCCGGACGTGAAGGGCGGCTCTTACGCGCCACACGATGGCCACGCCAACCCGCGTCTGGCCGCACCCGCCTTCGCCCGCGCTGCCATTCGTGCCGGGGCGCGGATCGAAGAGCGTACTGAAGTGGCGCACGTCGAAAAGGTCGGTAACGAATTTGAAGTCACGACAACCGATGGGCGTATTTTCACCGCTGATCAATTGCTGATCACCGCTGGCGCGTGGGGGCAGAAACTCTCTGCACAGTTCGGCGAGCCGGTGCCACTGGACACTCACGGCCCGCAGATGGCAGTGACCGAACCGGTGCCTTACGCGCTGCCGACAGTGATCGGCGTGTTCACCAAAATCCCTCACGAAGTGATCTATTTCCGGCAGATCGCACGGGGCAATATCGTCATTGGCGGTGGCTTTCGCAGCAAACCGGACATGGCCAATCGCCGAGCCTATGTCGAGCCGCGCAGCATCATCAATCAGCTGCAGCAGATGCGTCGCTTGCTGCCCGGCGTCGGCAACCTGAACATCATTCGTGTGTGGAGCGGCATTGAAGGCTACACGCCGGATTCACTGCCGGTAATGGGCCGCAGCGGCAAGGTCGACGGGCTGTTCTATGCGTTTGGCTTCTGCGGTCACGGCTTCCAGCTCGGTCCGGGCGTCGGCGATGTGATGGCTGAACTGATCAGCACTGGCAGCACCAGCACCTCGATCAGCCCATTCGACATTCGCCGTTTTGATGTCTTCACCGAACAAGCGAGTAAAGCCTCATGAGCCCACGCGCACTGGAAATCCTCAAGCGCCTGATTGCCTTCGACACCGTGTCATCAGAGCCGAACATGGCGCTGATCGAATACGTTCGCGAGCTGCTGGCGAGCAAGGGCATCGAGTCGTTGATCGTCAAGGACGAAACCGGCAAGAAGGCCAACCTGTTCGCCAGCACCGGTCCGCGAGACGTGCCGGGCGTGTTGCTTTCCGGCCACACCGATGTAGTGCCGGCTGCCGGTCAGGCGTGGACGATGCCCCCGTTTCAGGCCACCCTGCGCGACGGGCGTATTTATGGCCGTGGCACCTGTGACATGAAGGGGTTTATCGCGCTGGCGATCGACGCGATGCTCAATGCGGCGGACATGACCTTGCTGCGGCCGTTGCAACTGGCCTTGTCCCACGATGAAGAAATCGGCTGTGTCGGCGTGCGGCGTCTGCTGGATGTGCTGCACCTCGCGCCGGTGCGTCCTTTCCTGTGCGTGGTGGGCGAACCTACGCTGATGCAGTTTGCCGTCGGGCACAAAGGCAAGGCGTCCTATCGCACCTTCTGCCGGGGCCAGGAAGCGCATTCTTCGCTGGCGCCCCGGGCAGTCAATGCGATTCATCTGGCCAGTGATTTCATCGCTGAACTGCGTAACAGCCAGAAACGGATCGAGCAGCAGGGCGCGCGTGACGAGGGCTATGACATTCCTTACAGCACCGTGCACATCGGGCGTATCGATGGCGGCAAGGCGCTGAATATTGTGCCCAATCTGTGCACCCTGGAATTCGAATACCGCAACCTGCCGGGGGACAATCCCGACCTGTTGCTGGAGCAACTGCGCGAGCGTGCCGAAGTGCTGGTACGCGAAGCGCGGCAGCTGTCGGGCGTGGCGGCCATCGAGATCGAAGTCATGAACGAGTACCCGGCGCTGGAGACCCATCCAAGCGTCGAAGCAGTGCGCATGCTGCACGCGTTTGCCGAACCGGGCACGCAGAACATCAAGGTCTCGTATGGCACCGAAGGTGGTCTGTTCGCCGGGCGGCTCAACGTGCCGGTGGTGGTGTGCGGGCCGGGTTCCATCGAGCAGGCGCACAAGCCGGACGAGTTCATCGACGAGAGCCAGATGGATGCGGGCGAGCGCTTTTTGCAAAGTCTGCTGGGCTCGCTGAAGCAGTAGAGGCTGCCGTCCGGGCGCGAATTTCAGCATCGGACGCTGCCGTTATCCTGCTTTCAGCATCCTGGCCTGTGACGTCTGCCTAGACTGGCAGTCATCCCGCAACAGGACTCGATGACCATGCTCAAGAATCAGTTGAAAGACCCCAGCCTGCTGGTGGACCGCGCCTATGTCGATGGGCAATGGATCAGCGCTGACGACGGTGCAACGCTGACCATCAGCGACCCGGCGACCGGCGAAATGATCGCGCAGGTTCCGGCGCTGCAAGGCGTCGAAACCCGGCGTGCCATCGAAGCGGCTGATCGGGCCTGGCCTGCCTGGCGCGCCCGACCTGCCGCCGAACGTGCGGCCTTGCTGGAACGCTGGCACCAGGCGATGCTCGACAACGTCGAAGACCTGGCGTTGATCATGACCCTTGAGCAGGGCAAGCCGCTGAACGAGTCGCGTGGCGAGATCCGCTACGGTGCCAGCTTCGTCAAATGGTTCGCCGAAGAGGCACGTCGTTCCTACGGCGAAACCATCCCGACGCCCAGTGCAGATCGTCGTTTGATGACGCTCAAGCAGCCGGTCGGCGTCTGCGCCGCGATTACACCGTGGAACTTCCCCAACGCGATGATCACTCGCAAGTGCGCGCCAGCCCTGGCCGCAGGTTGCCCGATCATCGTCAAACCTTCGGACCTCACGCCGCTGTCGGCGCTGGCCCTGGCCGTGCTGGCCGAGCGTGTGGGCATTCCTGCCGGGGTGTTCAACGTGATCACCGGCATGCCGACCGGCATCGGTGAAGAACTGACCGGCAACCCGGTGGTGCGCAAGATTTCCTTTACCGGCTCGACTCCGGTCGGCCGCTTGCTGATGCGCCAAAGCGCTGAACACATCAAGCGCCTGAGTCTTGAGCTGGGTGGTAACGCGCCTTTTATCGTCTTCGATGACGCTGATCTGGAGCAGGCGGTAGCAGGCATCATGCTCAGCAAATTCCGCAACGCCGGGCAGACCTGCGTGTGCGCCAACCGGATTCTGGTGCAGGACGGGATCTACGACCGTTTCGCGGCGCGTCTGGTAGAAGAGGTCGCCAGGCTCAAAGTGGGCAACGGCCTGGAAGAGGGTGTGACCATTGGTCCGCTGATCAACCCGGCAGCGGTCAGCAAGGTCACCCGGCACATCGACGATGCACTGAGTCAGGGGGCGAAGTTGCTGTACGGCGAGCGTCCCGGCGGCGACAACCAGTTCGTCCAGCCGACCGTGTTGGGCGATACCCATGCAGGCATGCTGCTGGCCAACGAAGAAACCTTTGGCCCGGTCGCTCCGCTGATGCGCTTCACCGATGAAGCCGAGGCGCTCGCGCTGGCCAACGCTACGCCTTATGGCCTGGGCGCGTACTACTTCACCCAGGACCTGCGCCGCTCATGGCGTTTCGGCGAAGCGCTGGAGTTCGGCATGGTCGGCCTCAACACCGGCATCATCTCCATGGAAGTCGCCCCGTTCGGTGGCATCAAACAGTCCGGCCTGGGCCGTGAAGGCTCAAGCTACGGGCTGGATGAGTACCTGGAAGTGAAGGCGTTTCATGTCGGCGGTCTGTAAGGCGGGATAACCACGCGCGGCCTCGAGAATCGCCTCTAGTAGGGGCGATCCACCTGCTGTGCAGCCCTGCTGTCTCTCTGGGTCAACAGATCCGATGCCAGGGTGTAATCCTTCTGGAAGGCCGGGCTTTCGATCCACTCGATGGCGGTGTCTTCGTCCTCATCGTGATACATGGCGCGATACACGATCAGCAAGCCCATCATGAAGTCCGTGGCGGGGTCTTCTTCCTCTTCGGAAATCACCAGTGCCAGCACCGGGTACTGCAGGAAAACCACGCACAGCGCCAATTGACTGATGGCTTCGGCAGCATTCATGGCCACGAACAGGTCATCGTAGTCGGCAGGGTCGAAGCCGTTCTCGACGATGTCCGGGAAGTCGAAGGTATTGAGGTCGAGTTCGACATCATCAAACGGCTGATTGACCAGCGCAGAGGCGAATACCGGATGGACCAGGCGAGTCGGGGATTTGCCCGAACGGTTCTGCTTGGCTTTGATCTTCGCGCGTTTGGCACGTTTCTGCTGCTTGTCTGGCGAGGCCATGAGCGGTCCTTTGGCGGGCGGTGTGGGGCAATGGCGACTATTGAAACGCAGAAGCAGGCAATAACCAAGGTCTGGCCGTAAATAGCGCAATGCCGGGCAATAAAAAACCCGCCTTACGCGGGTTTGATTATTTCTGTCTTATCAACGCGTCAACGTTTACTCGGCTTCGAAAACGCCTCGGCTTCATCCATGCGGTTGGCAAACATACTGACCGCCTCGACAGCATCGCTTGCGCCGTCGCGAATCTGCACGATCACCTGCCCGGCCTGATCCGCCAGCGTCACGCCCCGGTTGGCACCTTCCTGGGTGGCGCTCATGCTGGCTACGGCTTCGCGCGTTTCGGCGAGGATCTTGCCGATCATTTCGGCAATTTCCGTGGTCGAGCCGCTGGTGCGTCCTGCAAGCTGACGTACTTCGTCGGCCACCACCGCAAACCCGCGACCCTGATCACCGGCCCGTGCGGCCTCGATGGCGGCGTTGAGCGCTAACAGATTGGTCTGATCCGCGATGCCACGAATGGTGTTGACGATCGCGGTGATCTGTTCGGAGCGATCACCCAACTGACTCACCAGCTTCGCCGAGGCACCAATGTTTTCGGCAATCTGCCGCATCTCCCGCGCAGTGTCCTGAATGACCAGGGTGCCCTGCTCGGCCACTTTCTCGGTTTCTGCCGAAATATGGTAAGCCCGCGAGGCGCCGTGCGCGTCAGCGTCCTGCTTTTCAACCCGTGCGCTAATGTCGCTGGCGAACTTCACCACTTTGTAGAGTTTGCCCTCAACATCAAACACCGGGTTGTACGTTGCCTCCAGCCACACCACCCGGCCGTTCTTGCCGATCCGCTTGAACTGCCCGCCGACAAACTCGCCATGGTTCAGTTTGCGCCAGAAGTCTGTGTATTCAGGGCTGTTGACCAGCGACGGTTCGCAGAAAGATCGGTGATGTTTGCCTTTGATTTCATTCAGCGCATAACCCATGACATTCAGGAAGTTGCTGTTGGCGGCGATCACATTGCCAGCGGGGTCGAACTCACAAATGGCCATGGCGCGATCGACAGCGGCCAGCTTGCTGCGGGTCTCGTTTTCGAGCATGACCTGCGAGGTGACATCCAGCGCGTATTTGACGACTTTGAATACGTTGCCCTGAGCATCGCTTACCGGGTTGTAACTGGCTTCCAGCCAGACGTTGTGGCCGCTCTTGTTGAGGCGCTTGAATTTTCCGGAGATGAATTTGCCCGCCCGTAAAGAAGCCCAGAGATCTGCGTACTCGCGGCTGCGGAGCATGTCGGGTTCGCAAAAATCCCGGTGCGTCTTGCCTGCAATGTCTTCTGGCCGATACCCCATCGTCGCCAGAAAGTTATCGTTGGCGCGAAGGATCTTGCCATCGAGGTCCATTTCGACGACAGCCATCGATCTTTCCAGCGCGTTTGTCAGTCCTTTGAGCGTGTCTACCTCAGCCTTCATGGCGGTCAGTTCAGCCTTGCTCTTGTTTCCGAACATAACGTACCCCTGGTGTTTTTACGGACGGATT from Pseudomonas syringae includes:
- the argE gene encoding acetylornithine deacetylase → MSPRALEILKRLIAFDTVSSEPNMALIEYVRELLASKGIESLIVKDETGKKANLFASTGPRDVPGVLLSGHTDVVPAAGQAWTMPPFQATLRDGRIYGRGTCDMKGFIALAIDAMLNAADMTLLRPLQLALSHDEEIGCVGVRRLLDVLHLAPVRPFLCVVGEPTLMQFAVGHKGKASYRTFCRGQEAHSSLAPRAVNAIHLASDFIAELRNSQKRIEQQGARDEGYDIPYSTVHIGRIDGGKALNIVPNLCTLEFEYRNLPGDNPDLLLEQLRERAEVLVREARQLSGVAAIEIEVMNEYPALETHPSVEAVRMLHAFAEPGTQNIKVSYGTEGGLFAGRLNVPVVVCGPGSIEQAHKPDEFIDESQMDAGERFLQSLLGSLKQ
- a CDS encoding NAD(P)/FAD-dependent oxidoreductase; this translates as MRQPKVDVLIVGGGFMGSASAFFLRQRGQSVTLLERDVIGQYASGVNFGNVRRQGRHLGQLELANRSRELWQRLPQLIGEDLEFLPSGHMRVCYREDEIPELEAYAAAPEAQALDLKIYRGKELHERFPFLGPDVKGGSYAPHDGHANPRLAAPAFARAAIRAGARIEERTEVAHVEKVGNEFEVTTTDGRIFTADQLLITAGAWGQKLSAQFGEPVPLDTHGPQMAVTEPVPYALPTVIGVFTKIPHEVIYFRQIARGNIVIGGGFRSKPDMANRRAYVEPRSIINQLQQMRRLLPGVGNLNIIRVWSGIEGYTPDSLPVMGRSGKVDGLFYAFGFCGHGFQLGPGVGDVMAELISTGSTSTSISPFDIRRFDVFTEQASKAS
- a CDS encoding NAD(P)/FAD-dependent oxidoreductase, encoding MATSSRLDVQNPASPRVVIIGAGPAGTRCAETLLAAGIKPILIDENRRDGGQIYRRQPEGFKRDYSALYGTEAAKARDLHESFDRLRKQIDYRPDTLAWNLTQGELCCASQGAHTVVEYDALILCAGATDRLMPIKGWQLAGTYSLGGSQIALKSQSVSIGSRVVFMGSGPLLYLVASQYVKAGADVAAVLDTSPFSKRIGAMPKLLARPGLLFNGMKLLAQLYSAKVPVHLGVQPEEIIGSEQDGVTGVRVKLANGNSLTVDCDALALGYHLRPETQLADLAGCGLRFDDASGQWVLAVDEEGRTSVNGVYAAGDGAKIRGADAAEQAGRLAAMALLDDLGRPVDNSRREDVRKNLILMDRFRVGLAEAFPWPAAQAAALPDEAIVCRCEMISAGELRGVVREKGACEVNRAKAFSRVGMGRCQGRYCSQAGAEVIAAEAGVPVEQVGRQRGQAPVKPLSMLVDEVVS
- a CDS encoding (2Fe-2S)-binding protein, which gives rise to MNGRFVRLGEHDRPVVSLVVDGAPIDALQGDTLMVALLTRKATLRQSEFDSGRRAGFCLMGACQDCWVWTRSGERLRACSNEVRDGLDIVTTQPEAKWPLLHG
- a CDS encoding methyl-accepting chemotaxis protein — encoded protein: MAEQGTLVIQDTAREMRQIAENIGASAKLVSQLGDRSEQITAIVNTIRGIADQTNLLALNAAIEAARAGDQGRGFAVVADEVRQLAGRTSGSTTEIAEMIGKILAETREAVASMSATQEGANRGVTLADQAGQVIVQIRDGASDAVEAVSMFANRMDEAEAFSKPSKR
- a CDS encoding NAD-dependent succinate-semialdehyde dehydrogenase, with product MLKNQLKDPSLLVDRAYVDGQWISADDGATLTISDPATGEMIAQVPALQGVETRRAIEAADRAWPAWRARPAAERAALLERWHQAMLDNVEDLALIMTLEQGKPLNESRGEIRYGASFVKWFAEEARRSYGETIPTPSADRRLMTLKQPVGVCAAITPWNFPNAMITRKCAPALAAGCPIIVKPSDLTPLSALALAVLAERVGIPAGVFNVITGMPTGIGEELTGNPVVRKISFTGSTPVGRLLMRQSAEHIKRLSLELGGNAPFIVFDDADLEQAVAGIMLSKFRNAGQTCVCANRILVQDGIYDRFAARLVEEVARLKVGNGLEEGVTIGPLINPAAVSKVTRHIDDALSQGAKLLYGERPGGDNQFVQPTVLGDTHAGMLLANEETFGPVAPLMRFTDEAEALALANATPYGLGAYYFTQDLRRSWRFGEALEFGMVGLNTGIISMEVAPFGGIKQSGLGREGSSYGLDEYLEVKAFHVGGL